In Nicotiana tabacum cultivar K326 chromosome 2, ASM71507v2, whole genome shotgun sequence, the following proteins share a genomic window:
- the LOC107792180 gene encoding two pore calcium channel protein 1B-like isoform X3 produces the protein MTVEESALLADQNKRSSGGPRFNRRSDVIASGSPYQKAAALVDLAEDGVGLPEEILEGSSFEKAAPLYFMFTDFHLVIGTFNSLALVILNFLERPLWCFKHLAESCINRDYYYLGELPYLTRTESLIYEGVTLIILMIHILFPISYGGFHLYWKSLLNRVKVILLFILVADIVVYIVFPVNYYLPFRIAPYLRVVFFILNNRCRKYGRRGFRAGGAT, from the exons ATGACGGTGGAAGAGTCAGCTCTGCTAGCCGACCAGAATAAAAGGAGTAGTGGTGGTCCGAGGTTTAACCGCAGatcagatgttattgcttcaggtTCACCTTATCAGAAAGCTGCTGCTTTAGTTGATCTT GCTGAAGATGGCGTTGGTCTACCAGAGGAAATTCTTGAGGGATCGAGCTTTGAGAAGGCAGCACCATTGTACTTCATGTTTACTGATTTTCACTTAGTGATTGGGACATTTAATTCCCTTGCGCTAGTCATTCTAAACTTCCTTGAG AGACCACTGTGGTGTTTTAAGCATTTAGCCGAGTCTTGTATTAACAGAGACTACTATTATCTAGGAGAGCTTCCATACTTGACTCGTACCGAGTCCCTTATATATGAG GGTGTTACTCTTATAATTCTTATGATACACATTTTATTTCCAATATCATATGGAGGCTTCCATCTCTACTGGAAGAGTCTTCTTAACAGAGTGAAG GTCATTTTGCTGTTTATCTTGGTTGCAGATATTGTCGTCTACATTGTTTTCCCCGTAAACTACTATCTTCCATTCCGCATTGCACCGTATCTCAGGGTGGTGTTCTTTATTTTGAACAATAG GTGCAGAAAGTACGGCCGACGAGGTTtccgagcagggggagcaacctga
- the LOC107792180 gene encoding two pore calcium channel protein 1B-like isoform X4, translated as MTVEESALLADQNKRSSGGPRFNRRSDVIASGSPYQKAAALVDLAEDGVGLPEEILEGSSFEKAAPLYFMFTDFHLVIGTFNSLALVILNFLERPLWCFKHLAESCINRDYYYLGELPYLTRTESLIYEGVTLIILMIHILFPISYGGFHLYWKSLLNRVKVILLFILVADIVVYIVFPVNYYLPFRIAPYLRVVFFILNNSSLGDCQHWKPQVTPD; from the exons ATGACGGTGGAAGAGTCAGCTCTGCTAGCCGACCAGAATAAAAGGAGTAGTGGTGGTCCGAGGTTTAACCGCAGatcagatgttattgcttcaggtTCACCTTATCAGAAAGCTGCTGCTTTAGTTGATCTT GCTGAAGATGGCGTTGGTCTACCAGAGGAAATTCTTGAGGGATCGAGCTTTGAGAAGGCAGCACCATTGTACTTCATGTTTACTGATTTTCACTTAGTGATTGGGACATTTAATTCCCTTGCGCTAGTCATTCTAAACTTCCTTGAG AGACCACTGTGGTGTTTTAAGCATTTAGCCGAGTCTTGTATTAACAGAGACTACTATTATCTAGGAGAGCTTCCATACTTGACTCGTACCGAGTCCCTTATATATGAG GGTGTTACTCTTATAATTCTTATGATACACATTTTATTTCCAATATCATATGGAGGCTTCCATCTCTACTGGAAGAGTCTTCTTAACAGAGTGAAG GTCATTTTGCTGTTTATCTTGGTTGCAGATATTGTCGTCTACATTGTTTTCCCCGTAAACTACTATCTTCCATTCCGCATTGCACCGTATCTCAGGGTGGTGTTCTTTATTTTGAACAATAG
- the LOC107792180 gene encoding two pore calcium channel protein 1B-like isoform X5, whose product MTVEESALLADQNKRSSGGPRFNRRSDVIASGSPYQKAAALVDLAEDGVGLPEEILEGSSFEKAAPLYFMFTDFHLVIGTFNSLALVILNFLERPLWCFKHLAESCINRDYYYLGELPYLTRTESLIYEGVTLIILMIHILFPISYGGFHLYWKSLLNRVKVILLFILVADIVVYIVFPVNYYLPFRIAPYLRVVFFILNNRY is encoded by the exons ATGACGGTGGAAGAGTCAGCTCTGCTAGCCGACCAGAATAAAAGGAGTAGTGGTGGTCCGAGGTTTAACCGCAGatcagatgttattgcttcaggtTCACCTTATCAGAAAGCTGCTGCTTTAGTTGATCTT GCTGAAGATGGCGTTGGTCTACCAGAGGAAATTCTTGAGGGATCGAGCTTTGAGAAGGCAGCACCATTGTACTTCATGTTTACTGATTTTCACTTAGTGATTGGGACATTTAATTCCCTTGCGCTAGTCATTCTAAACTTCCTTGAG AGACCACTGTGGTGTTTTAAGCATTTAGCCGAGTCTTGTATTAACAGAGACTACTATTATCTAGGAGAGCTTCCATACTTGACTCGTACCGAGTCCCTTATATATGAG GGTGTTACTCTTATAATTCTTATGATACACATTTTATTTCCAATATCATATGGAGGCTTCCATCTCTACTGGAAGAGTCTTCTTAACAGAGTGAAG GTCATTTTGCTGTTTATCTTGGTTGCAGATATTGTCGTCTACATTGTTTTCCCCGTAAACTACTATCTTCCATTCCGCATTGCACCGTATCTCAGGGTGGTGTTCTTTATTTTGAACAATAG
- the LOC107792180 gene encoding two pore calcium channel protein 1B-like isoform X2 — protein sequence MTVEESALLADQNKRSSGGPRFNRRSDVIASGSPYQKAAALVDLAEDGVGLPEEILEGSSFEKAAPLYFMFTDFHLVIGTFNSLALVILNFLERPLWCFKHLAESCINRDYYYLGELPYLTRTESLIYEGVTLIILMIHILFPISYGGFHLYWKSLLNRVKVILLFILVADIVVYIVFPVNYYLPFRIAPYLRVVFFILNNRNAVRGGSLVPDVNQTDFISWTC from the exons ATGACGGTGGAAGAGTCAGCTCTGCTAGCCGACCAGAATAAAAGGAGTAGTGGTGGTCCGAGGTTTAACCGCAGatcagatgttattgcttcaggtTCACCTTATCAGAAAGCTGCTGCTTTAGTTGATCTT GCTGAAGATGGCGTTGGTCTACCAGAGGAAATTCTTGAGGGATCGAGCTTTGAGAAGGCAGCACCATTGTACTTCATGTTTACTGATTTTCACTTAGTGATTGGGACATTTAATTCCCTTGCGCTAGTCATTCTAAACTTCCTTGAG AGACCACTGTGGTGTTTTAAGCATTTAGCCGAGTCTTGTATTAACAGAGACTACTATTATCTAGGAGAGCTTCCATACTTGACTCGTACCGAGTCCCTTATATATGAG GGTGTTACTCTTATAATTCTTATGATACACATTTTATTTCCAATATCATATGGAGGCTTCCATCTCTACTGGAAGAGTCTTCTTAACAGAGTGAAG GTCATTTTGCTGTTTATCTTGGTTGCAGATATTGTCGTCTACATTGTTTTCCCCGTAAACTACTATCTTCCATTCCGCATTGCACCGTATCTCAGGGTGGTGTTCTTTATTTTGAACAATAG gaacgcagtacggggcggatcattggtaccggacGTGAATCAAACAGACTTTATTTCATGGacttgctaa